The following proteins are encoded in a genomic region of Neovison vison isolate M4711 chromosome 12, ASM_NN_V1, whole genome shotgun sequence:
- the MLF2 gene encoding myeloid leukemia factor 2 isoform X1 has product MFRFMRDVEPEDPMFLMDPFAIHRQHMNRMLSGGFGYSPFLSITDGNMPGTRPASRRMQTGAVSPFGMLGMSGGFMDMFGMMNDMIGNMEHMTAGGNCQTFSSSTVISYSNTGDGAPKVYQETSEMRSAPGGIRETRRTVRDSDSGLEQMSIGHHIRDRAHILQRSRNHRTGDQEERQDYINLDESEAAAFDDEWRRETSRFRQQRPLEFRRHEASGGGGRRAEGPPRLAIQGPDDSPSRQSRRYDW; this is encoded by the exons ATGTTCCGCTTCATGAGGGACGTGGAGCCCGAGGATCCCATGTTCCTGAT GGACCCCTTTGCTATTCACCGTCAGCATATGAACCGAATGTTGTCAGGTGGCTTTGGATATAGCCCCTTCCTCAGCATCACAGATGGCAACATGCCTGGAACCAGACCTGCCAGCCGTAGGATGCAG ACTGGGGCTGTCTCCCCCTTTGGGATGCTGGGAATG TCGGGTGGCTTCATGGACATGTTTGGGATGATGAACGACATGATTGGGAACATG GAACACATGACAGCTGGAGGCAATTGCCAGACCTTTTCATCCTCCACTGTCATCTCCTACTCCAATACGGGGGATGGGGCCCCGAAAGTCTACCAGGAGACATCAGAGATGCGCTCGGCTCCAGGCGGG ATCCGGGAGACGCGGAGGACTGTACGGGACTCCGACAGTGGGCTAGAGCAGATGTCCATTGGGCATCACATCCGAGACCGGGCTCACATCCTCCAGCGCTCCCGAAACCACCGCACGGGGGACCAGGAGGAGCGGCAGGATTATATCAACCTGGATGAGA GTGAGGCCGCAGCGTTTGATGATGAATGGCGGAGGGAGACGTCCCGGTTCCGGCAGCAGCGCCCCCTGGAATTCCGGCGGCATGAGGCTTCAGGGGGTGGGGGACGAAGGGCTGAGGGGCCTCCTCGCCTGGCTATACAGGGACCTGACGACTCCCCCTCCCGACAGTCCCGCCGCTATGACTGGTGA
- the MLF2 gene encoding myeloid leukemia factor 2 isoform X2 produces MFRFMRDVEPEDPMFLMDPFAIHRQHMNRMLSGGFGYSPFLSITDGNMPGTRPASRRMQTGAVSPFGMLGMEHMTAGGNCQTFSSSTVISYSNTGDGAPKVYQETSEMRSAPGGIRETRRTVRDSDSGLEQMSIGHHIRDRAHILQRSRNHRTGDQEERQDYINLDESEAAAFDDEWRRETSRFRQQRPLEFRRHEASGGGGRRAEGPPRLAIQGPDDSPSRQSRRYDW; encoded by the exons ATGTTCCGCTTCATGAGGGACGTGGAGCCCGAGGATCCCATGTTCCTGAT GGACCCCTTTGCTATTCACCGTCAGCATATGAACCGAATGTTGTCAGGTGGCTTTGGATATAGCCCCTTCCTCAGCATCACAGATGGCAACATGCCTGGAACCAGACCTGCCAGCCGTAGGATGCAG ACTGGGGCTGTCTCCCCCTTTGGGATGCTGGGAATG GAACACATGACAGCTGGAGGCAATTGCCAGACCTTTTCATCCTCCACTGTCATCTCCTACTCCAATACGGGGGATGGGGCCCCGAAAGTCTACCAGGAGACATCAGAGATGCGCTCGGCTCCAGGCGGG ATCCGGGAGACGCGGAGGACTGTACGGGACTCCGACAGTGGGCTAGAGCAGATGTCCATTGGGCATCACATCCGAGACCGGGCTCACATCCTCCAGCGCTCCCGAAACCACCGCACGGGGGACCAGGAGGAGCGGCAGGATTATATCAACCTGGATGAGA GTGAGGCCGCAGCGTTTGATGATGAATGGCGGAGGGAGACGTCCCGGTTCCGGCAGCAGCGCCCCCTGGAATTCCGGCGGCATGAGGCTTCAGGGGGTGGGGGACGAAGGGCTGAGGGGCCTCCTCGCCTGGCTATACAGGGACCTGACGACTCCCCCTCCCGACAGTCCCGCCGCTATGACTGGTGA